ATCGCGTCCTTGGTCAGTTCCAGCAGGCGTTCGACTTCCGCCAGGCCGGTCTGTCCGGTCTCGCTGGACTTCAGCCGCGCCGTGACACGCTCGACCGAATCCGGGGCGGTGAGGTCCTCCACCAGCCCTTCCGCGATGCCGGGCGACAGGCCGCGGCTGGACACCAACTCGCCCACGACCGCCTCCGGAGACAGCTTGTCGAGCTTGTCGAGGGTGATGAGTGCCCCCGGCCCCAGGTCCTCCGGGACGTCGTACGCCTCCAGCAGGCCGAACAGCGCGTGCCGGGAGTTCACCAGGAAGCGGAACTCCGGGACGCCGAGTGCCGTGAGGGCATCGTGGAGAGCTACGACGACTTCGGCATCGGCCAGCGGCGACGACGAGCCGACGATGTCGAGGTCGCACTGGACGAACTCCCGGAACCTTCCCTTCCCGGGGCGGTCCGCCCGCCAGACCGGAGCGATGGCGTATCGCTTGTACGGCATGGGGAGTTGGCTGCCGTACGCCGCCGAGGCGCGGGCCAGGGGAACCGTGAGGTCGTACCGCAGCGCGAGATCCGCCTCCCCGCTCGCTTCGTGTTCGCCACGGCGGAGGATCTTGAAGATGAGCTTGTCGCCCTCGTCGCCGTACTTGCCGGTGAGCACGTCGAGACGCTCGAAGGCCGGTGTCTGGAGCGGCTGGAAGCCGAAGCCGGCGAACACCGAACGGATGGTCGCGAAGGCGCGCTCACGCTTCTCGAATTCGGCTGCGAGGAAATCCCGGGTCCCGGACGCGGGATCGAACTGCTTTAAAGAGGCCATGCGATCCATAGTTCCGGAACTCGCTTGTCGAGGGCAAAACTCGCCGAAGACGCGGCCTGGCTCGCGAGTTCGGCCGGGTACGCGGCCCGCTGCGGCCCGCCGACCGCAGGTTCACGGGCGCCTCGCTGTGCTCCCGGTCCGGGCCGGGGGACGTACCACTTCCGAGCTGTCCGATCCGACATCGACAGGCGCGGCGGGGCTCGGCCACAGTGGCCCGGAGCCGGTCACATGCGTGCGGCAGCGGTCATTCGGTGACGGCGAGGACAATGCTGAGGATGCTGAGCATCAGGCCGACGGGCATCACGATGCCTCCGATGATTTTGAAGTACCAGGGGCCCATCTGCGGTTCGGCGAGCTCCAGGCCCGTCGC
Above is a window of Streptomyces sp. NBC_01498 DNA encoding:
- the hisS gene encoding histidine--tRNA ligase; the protein is MASLKQFDPASGTRDFLAAEFEKRERAFATIRSVFAGFGFQPLQTPAFERLDVLTGKYGDEGDKLIFKILRRGEHEASGEADLALRYDLTVPLARASAAYGSQLPMPYKRYAIAPVWRADRPGKGRFREFVQCDLDIVGSSSPLADAEVVVALHDALTALGVPEFRFLVNSRHALFGLLEAYDVPEDLGPGALITLDKLDKLSPEAVVGELVSSRGLSPGIAEGLVEDLTAPDSVERVTARLKSSETGQTGLAEVERLLELTKDAIPAERIGFTPNLVRGLDYYTGIIFEVVAPGTPGSIASGGRYDRLIGNLGGKDSPACGGSLGIERILPLLAETDEAPYSQIDVAVTIMGEEQSADCFRLAARIRRTGVRTGVYLGSSGKFAKQMKWAGDQGARFCVIYGANEREAGTVTLRDMNSGEQTQVPFDQAAEELARQCAPSN